In Puntigrus tetrazona isolate hp1 chromosome 18, ASM1883169v1, whole genome shotgun sequence, one genomic interval encodes:
- the secisbp2l gene encoding selenocysteine insertion sequence-binding protein 2-like isoform X4: protein MSLCGEGGAEPTQIPSYLITCYPFVQENQNNGRQLPMYNGDQRWQQLSPGPGGPYLAYPILSSPQAPVASDYPAYYHAIMPTPCPPVMGFYQPFPGPYTGPLQAGVLNPVSDCSQAQRARGVSRNPVLHKQQQQPAAQPMRAKRPVMRSVAVQKEVCAAGPDGRSKTVLLVDAAQQTDFPGETSGSVRCASDQASPQWKNKARRRRTSQQESSSEQGASEADIDSDSGYCSPKHNQGVASTSSNQHSAGAAVDAGVMTAVSWGNVASQTVQKPWADSRNTAYHRGRTPEQRSYTQDFQMNFGGHAGGLRSTQTSETPNTHLTPEPLYFQDEDEFPDLATGGAAQRNKPEPVQPKLPKNLLDNLPENSPISIVQTPIPITSSVPKRAKSQRKKALAAALATAQEYNEISMEQKKLQEALSKAAGKKSRTPVQLDLGDMLAALEKQQQAMRARQLNNTKPLSYTVGTVGALHSKDGGGSRVTGLKNTYTPHNILDSSAPRIKRGKEREIPKVKKTTAMKKIILQEREVKKGKSSSDHSVSGADEQRDTLSFTDPLTQEQEENGLSVPSDASLSPASQNSPYSITPVSQGSPASSGIGSPMAASAITKIHSRRFREYCNQVLSKEIDESVTLLLQELVRFQERVYQKEPSKAKAKRRLVMGLREVTKHMKLHKIKCVIISPNCEKIQAKGGLDEALYNVIAMAREQEIPFVFALGRKALGRCVNKLVPVSVVGIFNYSGAESLFNKLVSLTEEARRAYEDMVSALEQEQAEEALKNVKKVTHHMGHSRNPSAASAISFCSVISEPISEVNEKEYETNWRTMVESADAPEPPEPEAVSRASSKEQAEVSCPPPQPPAARAPEREESSRSDDRLEWASQQSTETGSLDGSCRDRLNSSITSTTSTLVPGMLEEEEEEEEEEEDYPPEPISVQVPPLSSRIESWVNKTLENLQLRRQSSTEEDEEDEEERLSDEEELDASDLTEPAAERKDAA from the exons ATGAGTCTGTGCGGTGAGGGTGGAGCTGAGCCCACACAAATCCCCTCCTACCTGATCACCTGCTACCCCTTCGTCCAGGAGAATCAGAACAACGg CCGGCAGCTGCCCATGTATAACGGAGATCAGCGCTGGCAGCAGCTCAGCCCGGGCCCCGGGGGGCCGTACCTGGCCTACCCGATCCTGTCGTCTCCGCAGGCCCCCGTGGCCAGCGACTACCCCGCATACTACCACGCCATCATGCCCACGCCCTGCCCTCCCGTCATGGGCTTCTACCAGCCCTTCCCGGGGCCGTACACGGGGCCCCTGCAGGCCGGCGTGCTCAACCCCGTCTCCGACTGCAGCCAGGCGCAGAGAGCGAGAGGCGTCTCACGAAACCCCGTCCTGCACAAG cagcagcagcagccagcGGCTCAGCCAATGAGAGCGAAGCGTCCCGTGATGCGGAGCGTGGCGGTACAGAAGGAGGTGTGTGCTGCCGGGCCTGATGGGAGATCCAAGACCGTGCTGCTGGTGGATGCAGCTCAGCAGACAG atttcCCTGGCGAGACGTCTGGAAGCGTCAGATGTGCGTCGGATCAGGCCAGTCCTCAGTGGAAGAATAAAGCCCGACGCAGACGCACCTCTCAGCAGGAGTCATCCAGCGAGCAGGGAGCCAGCGAGGCCGACATCGACAGCGACAGCGGCTACTGCAGCCCTAAACACAACCAGGGAGTCGCCAGCACCTCCAGCAACCAGCACTCAGCCGGAGCA gctGTAGACGCTGGCGTCATGACAG ctGTTAGTTGGGGGAATGTAGCCTCACAGACCGTCCAGAAGCCGTGGGCAGACAGCAGGAACACAGCATATCACAGAGGAAGAACACCTGAGCAGAGGAGCTACACACAG GACTTCCAGATGAACTTTGGAGGTCATGCAGGAGGACTGAGATCGACTCAGACTTCAGAGACGCCCAACACACACCTCACACCTGAGCCACTGTACTTTCAg GATGAGGATGAGTTTCCTGATCTGGCCACCGGTGGTGCTGCTCAGCGGAATAAACCAGAACCAGTTCAGCCCAAGCTGCCCAAGAACCTG ctGGATAACCTTCCGGAGAATTCTCCTATAAGCATCGTACAAACACCCATCCCCATCACCAGCTCCGTGCCCAAGAGAGCCAAGAGTCAGAGGAAGAAAGCACTCGCCGCCGCTCTCGCCACAGCACAGGAGTACAATGAGATCAGCATGGAGCAGAAGAAActacag gaggcTCTGTCTAAAGCAGCAGGTAAGAAGAGCAGGACACCGGTGCAGCTGGATCTGGGAGACATGCTAGCAGCgctagaaaaacaacaacaggccATGAGAGCGCGTCAGCTCAACAACACCAAACCACTGTCATACACCG TCGGGACCGTGGGCGCTCTGCACAGTAAAGACGGCGGCGGCAGTCGAGTGACGGGACTCAAAAACACTTACACCCCTCACAACATCCTGGACTCCAGCGCACCGCGCATcaagagagggaaagagagagagattcctAAAGTCAAGAAGACCACCGCCATGAAGAAG ATCATTCTGCAGGAGCGTGAGGTGAAGAAGGGCAAGAGTTCTTCTGATCACAGCGTATCTGGAGCCGACGAGCAGAGAGACACCCTGAGCTTCACTGACCCACTCACACAGGAGCAGGAgg agAACGGTCTGAGCGTGCCCAGTGATGCGTCTCTGTCTCCAGCGAGTCAGAACTCTCCGTACAGCATCACGCCCGTCTCTCAGGGCTCGCCCGCCAGCTCCGGCATCGGGAGCCCCATGGCCGCGTCCGCCATCACCAAGATCCACAGCCGCCGGTTCAGAga gtacTGTAATCAGGTGTTGAGCAAGGAGATCGACGAGAGCGTGACGCTGCTCCTGCAGGAACTGGTTCGGTTTCAGGAGCGGGTTTATCAGAAGGAACCCAGCAAAGCCAAAGCCAAGCGGCGGCTGGTCATGGGGCTGCGAGAGGTCACCAAACACATGAAACTGCACAAGATCAAGTGTGTCATCATCTCGCCCAACTGTGAGAAGATCCAGGCCAAAG gAGGTCTGGATGAGGCTCTTTATAACGTCATCGCCATGGCAAGAGAGCAGGAGATCCCGTTTGTGTTTGCTCTGGGTCGAAAAGCTTTGGGACGCTGCGTGAATAAACTGGTGCCGGTCAGCGTCGTAGGAATATTTAACTACTCTGGAGCTGAg tctcTGTTCAATAAGCTGGTGTCTCTGACGGAGGAGGCGCGGAGGGCGTATGAGGACATGGTGAGCGCTCTGGAGCAGGAGCAGGCCGAGGAGGCGCTGAAGAACGTGAAGAAGGTCACTCATCACATGGGTCACTCCAGAAACCCTTCGGCCGCCAGCGCCATCTCCTTCTGCAGCGTCATCTCCGAGCCCATCTCAGAGGTCAACGAGAAGGAATACG AGACCAACTGGAGGACGATGGTGGAGAGCGCAGACGCCCCGGAGCCGCCGGAGCCCGAAGCGGTCAGCCGAGCGAGCAGCAAGGAGCAGGCCGAGGTCAGCTGTCCGCCTCCGCAGCCGCCGGCCGCCCGCGCTCCCGAGAGAGAGGAGTCGTCCCGCTCCGATGACCGGCTGGAGTGGGCTTCTCAGCAGAGCACCGAGACCGGCTCGCTGGACGGCAGCTGCAGAGACCGCCTCAACTCCTCCATCACCAGCACCACCAGCACCCTGGTGCCCGGCatgctggaggaggaggaggaggaggaggaagaggaggaggactACCCGCCCGAGCCCATCTCCGTGCAGGTGCCGCCCCTCAGCTCCAGGATCGAGTCCTGGGTCAACAAGACCCTGGAGAACCTGCAGCTGCGCCGACAGAGCAGCAccgaggaggacgaggaggacgaGGAAGAGCGGCTGAGCGACGAGGAGGAGCTCGACGCCTCCGATCTGACCGAGCCGGCGGCCGAACGCAAGGACGCGGCGTGA